From one Montipora capricornis isolate CH-2021 chromosome 10, ASM3666992v2, whole genome shotgun sequence genomic stretch:
- the LOC138021165 gene encoding NLR family CARD domain-containing protein 3-like → MNLLCEILKVNTCLTTLDLNWNGIDAAGAESLSEALKVNTCLTTLNLGWNAIGSAGAESLSEALKVNTCLTTLDLRRNKIGTAVAEALSEALKVNICLTTLDLSSNKIDAAGAESLSEALKVNTCLTTLDLSSNKIDAAGAESLSEALKVNTCLTTLDLAWNAIGSAGAESLSEALKVNTCLTTLDLAWNAIGSAGAESLSEALKVNTCLTTLDLRHNEIGTAIAKALSEALKVNTCLTILDLNFNKIDARWR, encoded by the coding sequence ATGAACCTCTTGTGTGAaattctcaaagtcaacacatgcttgactactttggatttgaattGGAACGGCATTgatgccgctggcgctgaatccctttctgaggctctcaaagtcaacacatgcttgactactttgaatttggGTTGGAATGCAATTGGttccgctggcgctgaatctctttctgaggctctcaaagtcaacacatgcttgactactttggatttgagacGCAACAAAATTGGTACCGCTGTCGCTGAAGCCCTTTcggaggctctcaaagtcaacatatgcttgactactttggatttgagttCTAACAAAATTgatgccgctggcgctgaatccctttctgaggctctcaaagtcaacacatgcttgactactttggatttgagttCTAACAAAATTgatgccgctggcgctgaatccctttctgaggctctcaaagtcaacacatgcttgactactttggatttggcaTGGAATGCAATTGGttccgctggcgctgaatccctttctgaggctctcaaagtcaacacatgcttgactactttggatttggcaTGGAATGCAATTGGttccgctggcgctgaatccctttctgaggctctcaaagtcaacacatgcttgactactttggatttgagacACAACGAAATTGGTACCGCTATCGCTAAAGCCCTTTcggaggctctcaaagtcaacacatgcttgactattttggatttgaattttaacaaaattgatgcccgctggcgctga